GCCAGGTCGCCCCACGCGTACAGGTTCCAGTCGGCGTAGTCGCCGTCAGTGCGCTTGTAGTGGACGATCGCGTAGGCGCGGGAGGAGGCGGTGGGTGTCTCCGCGGCGGGCGGGGTGCCGGAGGTCGAGGCGGCGGTGGCGCTCGCGGTACGGCCGGCGGAGTCGACGACGACCGCCTTGTACCGCAGGGTGGTGCCGGGCTTCACGTCCGTGCCGAGGGTCTGGGTGACCTTGTAGGGGGCATGGTCGGCGGAGCCGAGGACCCGCCACTTCCCGGTGCCGGTCTGGGCGGCGAAGACGACCCGGTTGAGCTGTCCGCCGTCGACGTCGGCGGTGAGTTCCACGGTGCCGGTGGCGCCGGCCGCCGGGGCCTTGAGGGTGAGCGTCGGCTTGGTGGCGGGCTTGTCCAGCGGTGCGGTCGCCTTGAGGACGATCGCGGAACCGGCCGGGACGGTGACGGTGACCTTGCGGTCGGCGTCGGAGGTGGCGATGGCCTTGGTGCCGTAGATGCCCCGGTAGGTCGTGCCGGCCGCCGAGTCCGTGGCGAAGGTGGCCGTCTTCGCCTCGCCCGCGTTGTTGAAGGCGACGACGTACTCCTCCTTGTCGCCTTTCTCGCTGCCGGTGCGGGTGAAGGCGTAGACACCGGCCCCGTCGGCCGCGTACCGCTCGGTCTGGACCCCGTCGGTGAGGGCGGGGTGGGCCCGGCGGAGCTTGGCGAGGGCCGCGATCTGCTCGTAGAGCGGGGAGTTGGTGTCGTAGGCGTCGCTCGCGTGGGTGCGGGTGGTACCGATCTCGTCGTCGTCGAGGTAGTCGGCGACCTTCGAGGCGAACATGGTCTGGCGGGCGTCCTTGTCGCCGCCTACGCCGGTGAAGCCCTGTTCGTCGCCGTAGTAGACGACGGGGTTGCCGCGGCTGAGGAACATCAGCTCGTTGGCGAGCCGGTCCTTGGCGAGGAGTTGGGCGTCGGTGGCCTTCGGGTTGTCCTGGTTCAGGAAGTACCCGATGCGGCCCATGTCGTGGTTGCCGAGGAAGGTGACCTGTTCGTAGGCGTTGGCCTTGTCGGTCGTGTACTTGTAGTCGTCGCCGAAGACGGACGCGAGCTTCCTGGCGCTGCCGCCCTGGGAGGCGTAGGCGCGGGCCGCGTCCTGGAAGGGGAAGTCGAGGGTGGCGTCCAGGCGCCCCTGGGTGACGTAGGGGGCGGTGACGGAGGTGTCGGCGGAGTAGACCTCGCCGTACTGGAAGAAGTCCTCGCGGCCGTGGCGGGCCGCGTACGCGTCGAGGGCGGTGGCCCACTGCGTCCAGAACTCCATGTTGACGTGCTTGACGGTGTCGATGCGGAAGCCGTCGACGTCGAAGTCGCGCACCCAGCGCTCGTAGATCCTCTCCATGCCGCGGACGACCTCGGGGCGCTCGGTCCACAGGTCGTCGAGGCCGGAGAAGTCGCCGTAGGTGGCGGACTCGCCGGCGTAGGTGGAGTCGCCGCGGTTGTGGTACATCGTCGGGTCGTTGAGCCAGGCGGGGACCTTGGCGTCCTTGTCGGCGGCGGCGACGGTGGGGGTGCGCGGGAAGGAACCGGCGTCGACGTCGGGGAACTTCCCGCTTCCGTCCGCGTAGTCGGCGTCGTCGAAGGGCCTGCCGTCCTTGGTGAGGTAGGGGAAGGCACCCTTGGAGAGGTAGTCGTAGGACTTCCCCTCGTAGTCGACGACGTCGGCGGTGTGGTTGGTGATGACGTCGAAGAAGACCTTCATGCCCTTGTGGTGGGCCTTGTCGATGAGGGTCTCGAGGTCCTTGTTGGTGCCGAAGTGGGGATCGACCCTGGTGAAGTCGGTGATCCAGTACCCGTGGTAGCCGGCGGACGCGTTGTCGCCGGTGCCCTGCACGGGACGGTTCTCGAAGATCGGGGCGAGCCAGAGGGCGGTGGTGCCCAGGCCCTTGATGTAGTCGAGCCGCTTCGTCAGACCCTTGAGGTCGCCGCCCTGGTAGAAGCCCTTGTCGGTGGGGTCGTAGCCGGTGGCGAGGCGGGAGCCGGTGAGTCCGCCCTTGTCGTTGGCGGTGTCGCCGTTGGCGAACCGGTCCGGCATGACGAAGTAGAACTGCTCGCGGGTCGCGTCGTGCCGGGCGGGCTGCGCGGCGAGCTTCGCGTCCGACGGGGGCGCGGGCGGGGTCTGGGCCCGTGCGGCGACCGGGCTGAGGAGCGCGGCGGCGAGCGCGGCCGCGGTGAGGGCGGCGATCCGGCCGCCCGGTGGGGTGCGGCGCCCGGACACGGGCGCCTGCGCTCTCGACGATCTCGGTCTCACAGGGTGAACTCCTCGCGGGTACGGCTCGGTTCGGCTCGGTTCGTGGACCCCGCACCGGGGTGGCGGCGTCGTACGCTGCCGGGCGCGGCGTGACCGTACCGCCGCCGCAAGGGTTGCAGCAAGAGTCCTGAAACCCATAGCAAGAAATTTCAACCACAGCCTTGACGTGGCCCTCTCGACTCCCGCACGCTCGGCTCGCGTTGAAAGGCGGACTCCGCGGGTCCCCACCGCCGGAGCCGCTCTCCCCACGACGGAGCCGCACATGACGACCCCACACAGACCCCCCGGCGGGCTGATACGACGCCTGTGCACCGCCGCGGCCGCCGGCGCGCTCGCCCTGGCGGGCGCCGTCGCGCTGCCGGCCGCCCCGGCGCAGGCGGACACCACCGCGAAGAACGACGTGATCGCCAACCTGTGGGAGTGGAACTGGAAGTCGATCGCCAAGGAGTGCACGGACGTCCTGGGCCCGGCGGGCTACGGCGCGGTGCAGGTGGCCCCGCCCGCCGAATCGCTCAAGCAGACGAACTTCTACTGGTGGGACGTCTACCAGCCCTACTCCTACAACCTGAACAGCCGCTTCGGGACGGCGGCCGCGTTCTCCTCGATGGTGTCGACCTGCCACTCTGCGGGCGTGAAGGTGTACGTGGACGCGGTGATCAACCACACCGCCGCGCAGACCGGCACCGGCTACAACGGCACGACGATCACCAACAAGTACGACACCCCGGACTTCGACTCCGGTGACTACCACCACGCCGGTGACGGTTACTGCAACGACGAGGACGGGACGATCGACGACTGGAACAACCTGGCGGAGGTGCAGAACTGCGAACTGCTCGGCCTGCCCGACCTGAAGACGGGCGACGACTCGGTCCGCTCGAAGATCGCCGGTTACCTCAACAAGCTGCTCGCGGCCGGTGTCGACGGCTTCCGCGTGGACGCCGCCAAGCACATCGCCGAGGGCGACATGGCGGCCATCGAGGCCAAGCTGGACAACACGTCCTCGGGGGCGGACCCGTACGTCTTCCAGGAGGTGTACCCCGGTACGACCCCGCAGCCGGCGGACTACTACGCCTCCGGTGACGTCCTGGACTTCACCTACGCGAGCAGGCTGAAGTCCGCCTTCCAGGGCAACGTCTCCGACCTGTCGTCCCTCGGTTCCAGCGGCATCCTGCCGGCCGCGAACGCGGTCGCCTTCGTCACCAACCACGACACCGAGCGCAACGGGCTGCACCTGTCCTACAAGGACGACGACACCTACAAGCTGGCCAACCTGTTCCAACTGGCGTACAAGGGCGCGACGCCCACGGTGTACGCGAGCTGGAAGTGGAACGTCTCCGACGAGGCCCCGCCGAACTCGGGCGGCTTCGTCACCGACACGGACTGCTCGGGCGGCAGCTGGTACTGCCTGGACCGCGACGCCGCGGTCCTCGGCATGGTCGCCTTCCACAACGCCACGGACACGGCGGCCGTCTCGAACTGGCAGAGCAAGTCGTCGAACGTGATCGGCTTCGGCCGCTCGGGCAAGGGCTTCTTCGCCCTCAACAACGGCTCTTCGTCGACGAGTTACACGTTCACGACCGGCATGGCCGACGGCACGTACACGAACGTGATCGACGGCGGCGCGACGAAGGCCACGGTCTCGGGCGGCAGCGCGACCCTGACGGTGCCGGCGAAGGGGGCGGTGGCGTTCTACGACGGCACGTACACGTGCCCGACGACGAGCTGCGACGGCGACGGGGGCGGTGACGGCGGCTCCGGAACGACGATCACGGCGACGTTCAACGAGTACGCCTCCACGACCTCCGGCACGGACGTCTACGTGGTCGGCTCCTCGGACAGCCTGGGCGCGTGGGACACGGCGAAGGCGGTGAAGTTGTCGTCGACGGGCTACCCCATCTGGTCGGGCGAGGCGAACCTCCCCACGAACACGACGGTCACGTACAAGTACATCAAGAAGGACGCGTCGGGGAACGTCACCTGGGAATCAAACGCGAACCGCTCGGCGACGACGGCGACTTCCGCCCTGACCCTGAACAACACTTGGAACGTGGCGAGCACGGACGCCACGGACGTCACGTTCAACGTCAATGCGACAACGACATCGGGCACGAACGTCTACGTCGTCGGCTCCCTCCCGTCCCTCGGCTCCTGGAACCCGACGGACGCGATCCCCCTGTCCTCCGCGTCGTACCCGACCTGGAGCAAGCTGGTGATCGTCCCCAAGAGCACGGCGTTCACGTACAAGTACCTGAAGAAGGACACGTCCGGGAACGTGACATGGGAGTCCGGCACGAACCGCTCGTACTCGACGGGGGCGTCTAGCGGCTATACGGCCGCGGACACGTGGAAGTAACCGGTACGGAACCCCGGCCCCGGCCCGCCAGGAACGGCGGACCGGGGCCACCGTAGCGTGGTGGCCAGGTGACGGTGATACAAGACGGGAGACCTGTGATCATCTGGGTGAACGCTCCCTTCGGGAGCGGGAAGACCACTCTGGTCGACGAGTTGCACCGGCGCCGGCCCGATGCTTTGGTGTACGACCCTGAGCAGATCGGCTTCGTATTGCGCACCATCGTCGATGTGCCGACCGGGAATTTCCAGGACTTGCGTGTGTGGCGCGACAGGTGGCCGGCATGGCCGTGGGACTGCTGGAGGAGTACGGGCGTCCGATCCTGGTGCCGATGACGCTGGTCGACCCGGAGTACGTTGCCGAAATCTTCGGCGCGTTGCAGGAAGCGCGGGTGGTGATCCACCACTTCTTCCTCCACGTCCCGTCCGAAGTGCTGGCGCGACGTATCGACGCCCGGAGTGTGGCGCCGCACGACCCTGAACGTGACGAGGCGGTCCGTCAGTGGTGCAAGGCCCAGATCAAGCAGTGCGTGGCCGCAGCGGACACCTTGCCGACGGACACGATTTTCCTGGACGGCGAGCGCCCCCCGCAGGAACTGGCCGACGAAATCATGGCTCGTGTCGGTGTGAACGCAAGCCCGTAGGACTGGTCACCACCTCAACACTTGTTCGCGGAGTGCGTCGAGCGCGTCGGCGGATGGAGCCCAGGTAAGCGTTGAGGTGGAGCAACGACGAAACGGCTAGTAGTGCTTCGTTAGGTTCTGGGTCTGATTCTGCGTGTGGTGAGTGGTCGACCGCAGGTGGTGCAGGTGCCGGTCCAGCACCTCAGCAGGTCCTGGAGGACATCGAGGACCTGGTAGAGGGTCAGGCCGGCATGTGGGCTTTTGGGTCGAGCCGCCGGAGGGTGAGGAAGGCCTGGGCGGCGGTGACGAGGGTGACGTGGTGGTGCCAGCCGCGCCAGGTGCGGCCTTCGAAGTGGTCCAGCCCGAGTCCGTGCTTGAGCTCGCGGTAGTCGTGCTCGATGCGCCAGCGCATCTTCGCCCACCGCACCAGGTCAGCGACCGGGGTGGTGGCGGGCAGGTTTGATATCCAGTAGCCGGTCGGAGCGTCCTGGCCGTCCGGCCATTCGACCAGCAGGGTCTGGGAGGGCAGGACTCCGTTCCAGTGGTTGCGGCCGCCGCCCGCCTCCTGGGCAGCGGCCAGGCATTGCTTGCCCGCGGGCCGCACTGTCAGCACCGCGAACCGTGAGGTCATCGCGCCTTTGCTGCCCTGCCTCCAGGTCACCTCGGTGAACCGGCTGGCACTGGCCCGCGCCGCAAGGGCGGAAACGGCTCGGGGTGGGGTGCGGTAGCGGGGCAGGGTCGGCGGTCCGAGCCCGCCGTAGACGGGCTGGT
The DNA window shown above is from Streptomyces sp. NBC_00670 and carries:
- a CDS encoding carbohydrate-binding module family 20 domain-containing protein, encoding MTTPHRPPGGLIRRLCTAAAAGALALAGAVALPAAPAQADTTAKNDVIANLWEWNWKSIAKECTDVLGPAGYGAVQVAPPAESLKQTNFYWWDVYQPYSYNLNSRFGTAAAFSSMVSTCHSAGVKVYVDAVINHTAAQTGTGYNGTTITNKYDTPDFDSGDYHHAGDGYCNDEDGTIDDWNNLAEVQNCELLGLPDLKTGDDSVRSKIAGYLNKLLAAGVDGFRVDAAKHIAEGDMAAIEAKLDNTSSGADPYVFQEVYPGTTPQPADYYASGDVLDFTYASRLKSAFQGNVSDLSSLGSSGILPAANAVAFVTNHDTERNGLHLSYKDDDTYKLANLFQLAYKGATPTVYASWKWNVSDEAPPNSGGFVTDTDCSGGSWYCLDRDAAVLGMVAFHNATDTAAVSNWQSKSSNVIGFGRSGKGFFALNNGSSSTSYTFTTGMADGTYTNVIDGGATKATVSGGSATLTVPAKGAVAFYDGTYTCPTTSCDGDGGGDGGSGTTITATFNEYASTTSGTDVYVVGSSDSLGAWDTAKAVKLSSTGYPIWSGEANLPTNTTVTYKYIKKDASGNVTWESNANRSATTATSALTLNNTWNVASTDATDVTFNVNATTTSGTNVYVVGSLPSLGSWNPTDAIPLSSASYPTWSKLVIVPKSTAFTYKYLKKDTSGNVTWESGTNRSYSTGASSGYTAADTWK